A window of Chryseobacterium indicum contains these coding sequences:
- a CDS encoding FkbM family methyltransferase codes for MNISKKLSSKLYGKKSYQKFFEKLFYISLKGMNYGNGSDYEKSGEKYVFEIINNVFANKEIIIFDIGANVGSYSKALIKNIKPNFSIYAFEPMSYAANKLKDIKHENFKFYQFGFSNCIGNTEIHFDYDGSVWASIENKGYERLNKNLNKTETIELQTIDHFMSENSINQIDFLKIDVEGHELQAFKGAEEALKSNQIKIIQFEFGLASLHANNKLKDFFSILSSYDIYRILQDGVQKITYHEAFEIYLTTNYLAVNKNLNIKL; via the coding sequence ATTTTATATTTCTCTAAAAGGCATGAACTATGGTAACGGATCTGACTATGAAAAAAGTGGTGAAAAATATGTATTCGAAATTATCAATAATGTTTTTGCCAATAAAGAAATCATCATATTTGATATTGGAGCCAACGTAGGAAGTTACAGTAAAGCACTTATTAAGAATATTAAACCAAATTTCTCTATTTACGCATTTGAACCTATGTCATATGCAGCCAATAAACTTAAAGATATTAAACATGAAAATTTTAAATTTTATCAATTTGGTTTTAGTAACTGTATTGGAAATACCGAAATCCACTTTGATTACGACGGCTCCGTTTGGGCTTCTATAGAAAATAAAGGATATGAAAGACTTAATAAGAACCTTAATAAAACTGAGACTATAGAGCTTCAAACTATTGATCATTTTATGAGTGAAAATTCTATCAACCAGATTGATTTTTTAAAAATTGATGTAGAAGGTCACGAATTACAAGCATTTAAAGGAGCTGAAGAAGCACTTAAAAGTAATCAAATCAAAATAATTCAATTTGAGTTTGGACTTGCCAGTCTCCATGCGAATAACAAACTAAAAGATTTTTTCTCTATATTATCAAGTTATGATATTTATAGAATTCTACAAGATGGTGTTCAAAAAATTACTTATCATGAAGCTTTTGAAATATATTTAACTACAAATTATTTAGCCGTAAATAAGAATTTAAATATTAAATTATAA